The genome window TCCGGTGCGGATGCGTGTGGTAAATATGCCGAGATTCGTCACCGTGCCTTCATGCTCACCGATCCGCACATACTCGCCGGCACGCAAGGTGCGGGTATAGGTCAGAATCAGGCCGGAAGCGGCCTGACCAATCACACTCGAAGCACCCAGTGAAACCATCAGGCCGACCAGTACCGACAGTCCCTTGAACGCATCGGTGCCGGCACCCGGCAGGTAGGGATAGGCCATGGCCAGCGCAAACAGCCAGATGGCAATCGAAACCAGGCGCTGCGTTGGCGACAGGGTTTCCAGATTCAGCCAGCGCTCACTTCTGCTTGGCGCGGCCAGACGCCTGAGCAAGCCTTGAATGAAACCACTAAAGCCGCGCGCCAGAAAGAAAATCGCCAGTGCGATGATAAGCCCGGGTACGGCATTGACGGTGCCACGGAACAGGTACGTGGCGACTTCCAGCAGATACCCACTAAGGCTCTCGCCCCAGGGACGGGTGTAGGGAAACTGAATCAGGACAAAACTGAGCCACTCATAGGTCAGCAAGAGAATGAACAGCCAGCGCAGGACCTGCAGTACTTTGCTCACCACCGGGAACAGGTGATGCACATCCACCACCTGGGTGCCCCCCAGCTTCAGCGCTTTGACCTGGCGCTGCATGAGTCCCGGCAGCACTTGCGCCACTTTGCTACGTAAAAAGTAGATAAGCCGGATCAACCCGACAAAAATCAGCGTCGCCGCCGTGGAAAAGGCCGAAGCATTCAGCATCTGCCGCAGGTCACGGCTTTCCTGGGTTTCGGCGACCACCAGACGCAAATTTTCGGCTGCTTCATTGGCCGCCTCTGCCACCGTTTGCAGACTTTGCGTATCCACATCCATGGGTGTGACGAAGAACGCACGGCGATTATCTATCAGGATGATGTAGCCGTTCTGGATAGGGTCCAGTTTGACCTCGACAGCATCGCCGC of Pseudomonas pohangensis contains these proteins:
- a CDS encoding mechanosensitive ion channel family protein — encoded protein: MYKPLQFIATRCMAVLLLMFPLLGFSAEFLDEEIDKGIPPATLKVANRAVMVFRAELLGETPERRAARAYAVINEVLESGDAVEVKLDPIQNGYIILIDNRRAFFVTPMDVDTQSLQTVAEAANEAAENLRLVVAETQESRDLRQMLNASAFSTAATLIFVGLIRLIYFLRSKVAQVLPGLMQRQVKALKLGGTQVVDVHHLFPVVSKVLQVLRWLFILLLTYEWLSFVLIQFPYTRPWGESLSGYLLEVATYLFRGTVNAVPGLIIALAIFFLARGFSGFIQGLLRRLAAPSRSERWLNLETLSPTQRLVSIAIWLFALAMAYPYLPGAGTDAFKGLSVLVGLMVSLGASSVIGQAASGLILTYTRTLRAGEYVRIGEHEGTVTNLGIFTTRIRTGLGEVLTIPNSMITGTVTKNYSRAVVGTGYVVDAVVTIGYDTPWRQVEAMLIEAAKRTEGILNNPHPQVFQTALTDFYPEYRLVAQAIPSQPQPRAELLTALHANIQDVFNEYGVQIMSPHYVADPQQAKLVMKENWYAAPAKPEPVKE